A window of Aliarcobacter trophiarum LMG 25534 contains these coding sequences:
- a CDS encoding DMT family transporter: MIFWGASWISTKVLTNYINAYEMVFLRMGICFLSMLPFIFIFKMSYKLNFKTLILVLFASLFLVLYSVFMFLGVEHGTGSLGGAMVPSMIPIITYIFVAILNKKTISLKHSFALVLGGFGVLNMINIYQFDSSIIFSKYNIYFIVASSLWAILTIITSKSTKINAFVFTTYTYLISSSVLYILFIDNSIFQRTLEFDSIFWFNIFVVTLLSTTFATSIYFFGAAKYGAKEVSSFVFLVPASAILIGNIFLDEKIEFSTIIGVLFAMIAIYILNNLRFPKIFKKT, from the coding sequence ATGATTTTTTGGGGAGCATCTTGGATTAGTACAAAAGTACTTACAAACTATATAAATGCCTATGAAATGGTATTTTTAAGAATGGGAATATGTTTTTTATCTATGTTACCATTTATTTTTATCTTTAAAATGAGTTATAAACTTAATTTTAAAACTCTTATTTTAGTTCTTTTTGCCTCTTTGTTTTTGGTTTTATACTCTGTTTTTATGTTTTTAGGCGTTGAACATGGAACAGGAAGTTTAGGTGGAGCTATGGTTCCTTCTATGATCCCAATAATTACCTATATATTTGTAGCAATTTTAAATAAGAAAACAATTAGTTTAAAACACTCTTTTGCTTTGGTTTTAGGTGGTTTTGGTGTTTTAAATATGATAAATATCTATCAATTTGATAGCTCTATAATTTTTAGTAAATATAATATCTATTTTATAGTAGCATCTAGCCTTTGGGCAATACTTACAATAATTACATCAAAGTCAACAAAAATAAACGCCTTTGTATTTACAACATATACATATTTAATCTCTAGTTCTGTTTTATATATTTTATTTATTGATAATTCAATATTCCAAAGAACTTTGGAGTTTGATTCTATTTTCTGGTTTAATATATTTGTAGTAACACTTTTAAGCACAACTTTTGCAACTTCTATATATTTTTTTGGAGCTGCTAAATATGGAGCAAAAGAGGTTTCAAGTTTTGTATTTTTAGTTCCAGCAAGTGCTATTTTAATTGGAAATATATTTTTAGATGAAAAAATAGAGTTTTCTACAATAATTGGAGTTTTGTTTGCAATGATTGCTATATATATTTTAAATAATTTAAGATTTCCTAAAATATTTAAGAAAACTTAA
- a CDS encoding molybdopterin molybdotransferase MoeA, with the protein MRDFITFQKSIEILDNLKIDSLGTKKVFISNSLGQVLASDIVAFENSPEFPTSGMDGYAIKFEDIENELKIIDKNPAGFIVEKEVLNSTCIKTFTGALMPNGSDTLVPIENVEVFEDKIKILKPVQKGFAVRNVGENYKKDEVLIKKGTVIGFSEIGVMASLNIPQIDIFLNPTIAVASTGSEILDLGVEKTNASQIRSSNHLTLEALFRKNGAEVLQMGPVDDDFENITNFFVNALKKADIVVTTGGVSVGDYDLVQDVIKDKLKAKVLFHGVLVKPGMHILVATKSDKIIVALPGFAYSSTITAILYVLPLIFKFRNSDEKLPFVKARIKEDIKNTTNKKVFKACNVEYKDGLYEIDFIGKKEGTSAILTNMLGNPALLVEDENSSYKSGELVDILLLNHLK; encoded by the coding sequence ATGAGAGATTTTATAACTTTTCAAAAATCTATAGAGATTTTAGATAATTTAAAAATTGATAGTTTAGGTACGAAAAAAGTTTTTATATCAAACTCTTTGGGGCAAGTTTTAGCTTCTGATATAGTTGCTTTTGAAAATAGTCCAGAGTTTCCAACATCTGGTATGGATGGATATGCTATAAAGTTTGAAGATATAGAAAATGAGTTAAAAATTATAGATAAAAATCCAGCTGGTTTTATTGTAGAAAAAGAGGTACTAAATAGCACTTGTATAAAAACATTTACTGGTGCATTAATGCCAAATGGAAGTGATACTTTAGTTCCTATTGAAAATGTAGAGGTTTTTGAAGATAAAATTAAAATATTAAAACCTGTACAAAAAGGTTTTGCAGTTAGAAATGTGGGGGAAAACTACAAAAAAGATGAAGTACTTATAAAAAAAGGTACAGTTATTGGATTTAGTGAAATTGGTGTTATGGCATCATTGAATATTCCTCAAATTGATATTTTTTTAAACCCAACTATTGCAGTTGCTAGTACAGGTAGTGAGATTTTAGATTTAGGAGTTGAAAAAACAAATGCTTCACAAATAAGAAGCTCAAATCATTTAACTCTTGAGGCACTCTTTAGAAAAAATGGTGCAGAAGTTTTACAAATGGGTCCAGTTGATGATGATTTTGAAAATATCACAAACTTCTTTGTAAATGCCCTAAAAAAAGCTGATATTGTTGTAACAACGGGTGGTGTTAGTGTTGGGGATTATGATTTGGTTCAAGATGTAATTAAAGATAAACTAAAAGCAAAAGTTCTATTCCATGGAGTTTTAGTAAAACCAGGAATGCATATTTTAGTAGCTACAAAGAGTGATAAAATAATAGTTGCTCTTCCAGGCTTTGCCTACTCTTCAACTATTACAGCTATTTTATATGTGTTACCTCTAATATTTAAATTTAGAAATAGTGATGAAAAACTACCATTTGTAAAAGCAAGAATAAAAGAGGATATAAAAAATACAACAAATAAAAAAGTATTTAAAGCCTGTAATGTAGAGTATAAAGATGGATTATATGAGATAGATTTTATAGGGAAAAAAGAGGGAACTAGTGCAATTTTAACAAATATGCTAGGAAATCCTGCTTTACTTGTAGAAGATGAAAATAGTTCTTATAAGAGTGGAGAGTTAGTAGATATTCTTTTACTAAACCATTTGAAATAA
- a CDS encoding DNA recombination protein RmuC, with translation MIYSFEAINFYLIVAIVFILFVTILFYIVEKYRSKIKSLELEKEFLEVSIVQNRENQTLLKAEIENITSKIFEDNSKKSNQNINQILEPFKTQLNLFGNRVNEVFTEETKQRSSLLGEIKNLKELNNQISNDALNLTKALKGQSKIQGDWGEMILESILNQSGLRKDIEYKVQNSYKNSSGNILRPDVVVHLPSNKDIIIDSKLSLNSYVDYFNSENEIEKNEAITKLINSIKNHIKDLSSKDYAKLEELRTLDFVLMFIPIEGAFTIALSQNKTLFETALKSNIVLVSPTTLYSSLKVIENLWQDSRQNENAKEISKQAADLYDKFVGFLTDFEEIGKSIDKSKNSYENAINKLSSGRGNLISRAEKFLDLGVKPNKTINSKFIKED, from the coding sequence ATGATATATAGCTTTGAAGCTATAAACTTTTATTTAATAGTTGCAATAGTTTTTATACTATTTGTAACTATTTTGTTTTATATAGTAGAAAAATATAGATCAAAAATAAAAAGTTTAGAACTAGAAAAAGAGTTTTTAGAGGTTTCTATTGTACAAAATAGAGAAAATCAAACTTTATTAAAAGCTGAGATTGAAAATATCACTTCAAAAATCTTTGAAGATAACTCAAAAAAGTCAAACCAAAATATTAATCAGATTTTAGAACCTTTTAAAACTCAATTAAATCTATTTGGGAATAGGGTAAATGAAGTTTTTACAGAAGAGACAAAACAAAGAAGTTCTCTTTTAGGAGAGATAAAAAATTTAAAAGAGCTAAATAATCAAATCTCAAATGATGCTTTAAATCTTACAAAGGCTCTAAAAGGTCAAAGTAAAATACAAGGTGATTGGGGTGAGATGATTTTAGAATCAATTTTAAATCAATCAGGACTTAGAAAAGATATAGAGTATAAGGTTCAAAATTCATACAAAAATAGTTCTGGAAACATTTTAAGACCTGATGTAGTAGTTCATCTACCAAGCAATAAAGATATTATAATAGACTCAAAACTATCTTTAAACTCTTATGTTGATTATTTCAATAGTGAAAATGAAATAGAGAAAAATGAAGCAATTACAAAGCTTATAAACTCAATAAAAAACCATATAAAAGATTTAAGCTCAAAAGATTATGCAAAATTAGAAGAGCTTAGAACTTTAGATTTTGTTTTAATGTTTATTCCTATAGAAGGGGCTTTTACTATTGCACTATCACAGAATAAGACTCTTTTTGAAACTGCCTTAAAGTCAAATATAGTTTTGGTTTCACCAACAACACTATACTCAAGCCTAAAAGTTATTGAAAATCTTTGGCAAGATAGCAGACAAAATGAAAATGCAAAAGAGATTTCTAAACAAGCTGCCGATTTATATGATAAATTTGTTGGTTTTTTAACTGATTTTGAAGAGATTGGAAAAAGTATAGATAAAAGTAAAAACTCTTATGAAAATGCAATAAATAAACTAAGCTCAGGAAGAGGAAATCTTATTTCAAGAGCAGAAAAATTTTTAGACTTAGGAGTAAAACCAAATAAAACTATAAATAGTAAGTTTATAAAAGAGGATTAA
- the ypfJ gene encoding KPN_02809 family neutral zinc metallopeptidase, whose product MKWEDNRRSSNIEDRRGESQSFGTKTRSGSIVSLLPIIKTLFGTTIGRIILVVGAVLYFGFGINPLALLDSEVSSQSQTKQVLNKEYDDRQASFVSAVLAQTEDIWRDVLRENGYSYKDAKLVLFRGGINSGCGFASSQVGPFYCPVDKKVYLDLSFFDELAKKYKAPGDFAQAYVVAHEIGHHVQNLLGTLNSIQNQKQKLSKTEQNALQVKVELQADCYAGIWAYYSKSIFGSIQEGDLEAGLRAASAIGDDTLQKRSLGYVVPDSFTHGSSFQRMEALKKGFYSGDLKTCSLN is encoded by the coding sequence ATGAAGTGGGAAGATAATAGAAGAAGCTCAAATATAGAAGATAGAAGAGGTGAGTCTCAAAGCTTTGGAACTAAAACAAGAAGTGGTTCTATAGTATCACTACTACCTATTATAAAAACTCTTTTTGGAACAACAATTGGAAGAATAATTTTGGTAGTTGGAGCTGTTTTATACTTTGGTTTTGGAATAAATCCTTTGGCACTTTTAGATAGTGAGGTAAGCTCTCAATCACAAACTAAACAAGTTTTAAACAAAGAGTATGATGATAGACAAGCTAGTTTTGTAAGTGCTGTTTTGGCTCAAACAGAGGATATTTGGAGAGATGTTTTAAGAGAGAATGGTTATTCATATAAAGATGCAAAACTTGTACTTTTTAGAGGAGGAATAAATAGTGGATGTGGTTTTGCATCTTCTCAAGTTGGACCTTTTTATTGTCCTGTTGATAAAAAGGTATATTTAGATTTATCCTTTTTTGATGAGTTAGCAAAAAAATACAAAGCTCCTGGAGATTTTGCACAAGCTTATGTAGTAGCCCATGAAATAGGGCATCATGTACAAAATCTTTTAGGAACTTTAAATAGTATTCAAAATCAAAAACAAAAGCTTTCAAAAACAGAACAAAATGCTCTACAAGTAAAAGTAGAACTTCAAGCTGATTGTTATGCTGGAATTTGGGCATATTACTCAAAATCTATATTTGGTTCAATACAAGAGGGTGATTTAGAAGCTGGGCTTAGAGCTGCTAGTGCTATTGGAGATGATACTTTGCAAAAACGATCTCTTGGTTATGTAGTTCCTGATTCATTTACTCATGGAAGCTCATTTCAAAGAATGGAGGCACTAAAAAAAGGTTTTTATAGTGGAGATTTAAAAACTTGTTCGTTAAATTAA
- a CDS encoding phospholipase D-like domain-containing protein has protein sequence MKKLILLLIFIINLYSNQNFTQSQTFILPDESGYLKEKIRYEILSSRDTIFLAMYNFSYKSIAKDLIKASKNGVKITVLLDKEKVESQDEIYNMLKDAKINVILADKKMHLKMMLIDKKQAMIGSLNFTKKSFEDNYEIVYFSKDRSIINRLNEFVAKFE, from the coding sequence ATGAAAAAACTAATACTTTTACTAATTTTTATTATAAATTTGTATTCAAATCAAAACTTTACTCAAAGTCAAACTTTTATTTTGCCAGATGAATCTGGCTACTTAAAAGAAAAAATAAGATATGAGATTTTAAGTTCAAGGGATACAATATTTTTGGCAATGTATAACTTTTCATATAAAAGTATTGCAAAAGATTTGATAAAAGCCTCAAAAAATGGGGTTAAAATAACTGTTTTACTTGATAAAGAAAAAGTAGAAAGTCAAGATGAGATTTATAATATGCTAAAAGATGCAAAAATAAATGTAATTTTAGCAGATAAAAAGATGCACCTAAAAATGATGTTAATTGATAAAAAACAAGCAATGATAGGAAGCTTAAACTTCACAAAAAAATCTTTTGAAGATAATTATGAGATTGTATATTTTAGCAAAGATAGATCAATAATAAATAGATTAAATGAGTTTGTAGCAAAATTTGAATAA
- a CDS encoding YbgC/FadM family acyl-CoA thioesterase, translated as MKIRVYYEDTDCGDMVYHSNYLNFCERARSELFFQKGMLPHSKDEFFVVKECKANWIKSAKFADILEVKTKLLEKKLASIIMKQEIYKEDELIFEAEFKLAFLKYKKPSKIPTHIFEILEN; from the coding sequence ATGAAAATAAGAGTCTATTACGAAGATACAGATTGTGGAGATATGGTTTATCACTCAAACTATTTAAACTTTTGTGAAAGAGCGAGAAGTGAACTATTTTTTCAAAAAGGTATGCTTCCACACTCAAAAGATGAGTTTTTTGTAGTAAAAGAGTGCAAAGCAAACTGGATAAAATCTGCAAAATTTGCAGATATTTTAGAAGTTAAAACAAAACTTTTAGAGAAAAAACTGGCTTCAATTATTATGAAACAAGAGATATATAAAGAAGATGAGTTGATTTTTGAAGCAGAGTTTAAATTGGCATTTTTAAAATATAAAAAACCATCAAAAATACCAACTCATATATTTGAAATATTGGAGAATTAA
- a CDS encoding M48 family metallopeptidase: protein MLQFFIVLYCFYLFFSLYTSFMQIGFVKENMKKRAIILDTKRYYEAANYSIEKEKLAIVSSFFDFIIFVFWIGFGLKFLDSFLSFESQILKAVVFINIFLILNYIFTLPFSIYQTFKLDKKYGFSNITSSLYIKDSIKTALLTIVFGSIVIAIVSYIILSFSYWWIWAFAFIFAVIILINMLYPVIRDKMFDKFEKLKDSELEEKINTLLKDVGFKSSGVFSVDASKRDNRLNAYFGGLGRTKRVVLFDTLVEKLTHGELLAVLGHELGHFKNGDILKNIGIMGFIMFIFFAIFGNLNEELFLRLGLNSEPASIIALFLIFSPALSFFLMPLISLISRHNEYAADSFGSKLTRKVDLVSALLKLANENKSFPYSHKIYIFFYFSHPPLIERFKELGYDVEKESFV from the coding sequence TTGTTACAATTTTTTATAGTTTTATACTGTTTTTATCTCTTCTTTTCACTATATACATCTTTTATGCAAATTGGATTTGTAAAAGAGAATATGAAAAAAAGAGCTATTATTTTAGACACAAAAAGATATTACGAAGCTGCAAATTATAGTATTGAAAAGGAAAAACTAGCAATTGTTAGCTCTTTTTTTGATTTTATAATTTTTGTTTTTTGGATTGGATTTGGACTTAAATTTTTAGATAGTTTTTTGAGTTTTGAGTCACAAATTTTAAAAGCTGTTGTTTTTATAAATATATTTTTAATTTTAAACTATATATTTACTCTTCCATTTTCTATTTATCAAACTTTTAAACTAGATAAGAAGTATGGGTTTTCAAATATTACTAGCTCTTTATATATAAAAGATTCAATAAAAACTGCACTCCTTACAATAGTTTTTGGCTCAATTGTAATTGCAATAGTCTCTTATATTATTTTATCATTTTCATATTGGTGGATTTGGGCATTTGCTTTTATTTTTGCTGTTATTATTTTAATAAATATGCTTTATCCAGTTATTAGAGATAAGATGTTTGATAAATTTGAAAAGTTAAAGGATAGTGAACTTGAAGAGAAAATAAACACTCTTTTAAAAGATGTTGGATTTAAAAGTAGTGGAGTTTTTAGTGTAGATGCAAGTAAGAGAGATAATAGATTAAATGCATATTTTGGAGGGCTTGGAAGAACAAAAAGAGTGGTGCTTTTTGATACTTTAGTTGAGAAATTAACTCATGGAGAATTGTTGGCTGTTTTAGGGCATGAGTTAGGGCATTTTAAAAATGGAGATATTCTAAAAAATATTGGTATTATGGGATTTATTATGTTTATTTTCTTCGCTATTTTTGGAAATCTAAATGAGGAACTATTTTTAAGACTTGGATTAAACAGTGAACCAGCTTCAATCATTGCACTGTTTTTAATCTTTTCACCAGCTTTGAGCTTTTTTTTAATGCCTTTAATCTCTCTTATTTCAAGACATAACGAATATGCTGCTGATAGTTTTGGATCAAAGCTTACAAGAAAGGTTGATTTAGTAAGTGCTTTATTAAAACTTGCAAATGAGAATAAATCATTTCCATATTCGCACAAAATTTATATCTTTTTCTACTTCTCTCATCCACCTTTAATTGAGCGATTTAAGGAGCTAGGATATGATGTTGAAAAAGAGAGCTTTGTATGA